GCCAGGATGTCGGCGAAGAGGTTCCGGCCGGTCCGGTGGTGATGCTCGCGTGCTTGCCGCATGTGAGCCGCCATCCTCGGCGGGATGAACGGGTAGGCGTAGATCTGGCCGTGGGGGTGGGAGAGGGTGACGCCGATCTCCTCGCCGCGGTTCTCGAACGGGAACACGTGCTCGACGGTCTCTATCTGACTGAGGTCTGCGGTGCGGTCGGCCCAGGCGTCGATGACCAGTCGCGCGCTGGCCGGGGACAGTTCGCCGAAGGAGGTGTCGTGGTCGTCGGTGAAGCACACCACCTCGCAGCGGCCGTTGCCGGGCAGCACGGCGTAGGGACCGTCTGGTGCGGTCTCCGCCGCCTCGGCCCCCTCCACGAATGACGGGAAGCGGTTCTCGAACACGACCACGTCGTACGGCTCCGGGATCTCGGTGGGCGACCCGGGCGCGCTGGCGCACAGCGGGCAACTGGCTCGCGACGGCTTGAACGTCCGCGACTGGCGATGGGCGGTGATGGCCACCCAGTCGCCGGTGCTGATGTCCAGACGACGTTCGATGCTGCTGGCCACGTCAGGGAGATCTCGCTCGTCCACGGCGGTCCGGGTCTGGGACTCGTCACGGTCGAAGTAGAACAACTCCCTGCCATCGGCCATGACGGCTTGGGTGCGCTTCATGGATGTTGTGGTGTTGGAGGGGTCACACGACCTCGCCTGTCTGGGGGTCGAAGAAGTGCAGCCGGTCCATCTCGACGGCGATCTCGACCTGGTCGCCCGCCTGCACGGTTGATAGGCCGTGCAGGCTACCGATCATCAGCGTCGGTTGGCCGGCGTGGACGTCCTCACGGTCCGGATCGCCGGTGTCCACGGCGGTGATGCCGACGTCCATGTGGCAGATGACCTCCGACCCGAGGGCTTCGACCAGTTCGGCCGTGCCCGTGATCGTCGGCTCGTCACCGCTGCGCAGGGTGGCGTCGTGCAGGTTCTCCGGCCGAATGCCCGCGATGAGACGGCGGCCGTCGTGCGCCGCGAACTCCGGCCGCTTGTTCAACAGGTCCTGATCGGAGGTGATGGTCTGGGACCCGACGTTCAAGCGAACCTGCTCGTCCTCGACCGTCACCGTGGTCTCGAAGACGTTCATCGCCGGTGAGCCGATGAACCCGGCGACGAACAGGTTCGCCGGGTTGTTGTAGAGGTTCCGGGGCGTGTCGAACTGCTGCAGCAGGCCGTCCTTCAGCACGACGACCCGGTCACCCATCGTCATGGCCTCGACCTGGTCGTGGGTGACGTAGATCGTGGTGGTCTTGAGGGAGGAGTGGATGCGCCCGATCTCGGAGCGCATGTACACCCTGAGCTTTGCGTCCAGGTTCGACAGCGGCTCGTCCATGAGGAACACCGACGGCTCGCGGACGATGGCCCGTCCCATCGCCACGCGCTGGCGCTGACCACCGGAGAGCTGACCGGGCTTGCGGTCGAGGAACTCGCCCAGCTGGAGCGTCTCGGCTGCCTTCGTGACCCGCTGCTCGATCTCGGAGGACCCCATGCCCGCGATCTTCAGCGGATACGCCATGTTCTTGCCCACGCTCATGTGCGGGTACAGGGCGTAGTTCTGGAACACCATGGCGATGTCCCGGTTCCGAGGAGCGACGTCGTTGACGACGCTGCCGCCGATGGTCAGGGTTCCGTCGGAGATGTCCTCGAGGCCTGCGACCATGCGCAGCGCCGTCGACTTGCCGCACCCACTGGGGCCGACGAGGACGACGAACTCGCCATCGTCGATGTCGAGGTTCAGCCCGCGGACGGCGATGGCGCCGTTCGGGTACTGCTTGGTGATGTTGTCAAGGGTCACGGTTGCCATGGGTTTACTCGCCCTCCAGTGGACGTAGGAACGGAATGACG
The sequence above is a segment of the Euzebya tangerina genome. Coding sequences within it:
- the galT gene encoding galactose-1-phosphate uridylyltransferase, with translation MKRTQAVMADGRELFYFDRDESQTRTAVDERDLPDVASSIERRLDISTGDWVAITAHRQSRTFKPSRASCPLCASAPGSPTEIPEPYDVVVFENRFPSFVEGAEAAETAPDGPYAVLPGNGRCEVVCFTDDHDTSFGELSPASARLVIDAWADRTADLSQIETVEHVFPFENRGEEIGVTLSHPHGQIYAYPFIPPRMAAHMRQAREHHHRTGRNLFADILAGELADGRRIIATSECFTAFVPHAARWPVEVHLYPNRRVADFTGLTDVERDDLAVIYLDILGRLDRMYDAPLPYIAGWVQAPVRRDRDLGYLHLELVSIRRSADKLKYLAGSESAMGAFINDVAPEAAAERLRELAT
- a CDS encoding ABC transporter ATP-binding protein, with amino-acid sequence MATVTLDNITKQYPNGAIAVRGLNLDIDDGEFVVLVGPSGCGKSTALRMVAGLEDISDGTLTIGGSVVNDVAPRNRDIAMVFQNYALYPHMSVGKNMAYPLKIAGMGSSEIEQRVTKAAETLQLGEFLDRKPGQLSGGQRQRVAMGRAIVREPSVFLMDEPLSNLDAKLRVYMRSEIGRIHSSLKTTTIYVTHDQVEAMTMGDRVVVLKDGLLQQFDTPRNLYNNPANLFVAGFIGSPAMNVFETTVTVEDEQVRLNVGSQTITSDQDLLNKRPEFAAHDGRRLIAGIRPENLHDATLRSGDEPTITGTAELVEALGSEVICHMDVGITAVDTGDPDREDVHAGQPTLMIGSLHGLSTVQAGDQVEIAVEMDRLHFFDPQTGEVV